A single region of the Microtus ochrogaster isolate Prairie Vole_2 chromosome 2, MicOch1.0, whole genome shotgun sequence genome encodes:
- the LOC101981417 gene encoding olfactory receptor 187-like, with the protein MGTGNATVLTQFVLTGLTHLPQWEIPLFLLFLVIYLITIVGNLGLITLIWNDPGLHIPMYLFLGSLAFVDTWLSSTVTPKMLIDIFAKNKLISLSECMIQFFSFAISATTECFLLAAMAYDRYIAICKPLLYPVIMTNKLCIYLLILSFIGGFIHALIHEGFLLRLTFCNSNIIHHFYCDVMPLLKISCTDPSLNYLMLFIFSGSIQVFTISTILVSYTIILFSILNQKSIKDIKKAFSTCGAHLLSVSLYYGPLLFMYVRPASPQVDDDDMTDSVFYTIIIPVLNPIIYSLRNKQVKNSLAKFLKS; encoded by the coding sequence ATGGGAACAGGGAATGCAACAGTGCTGACACAGTTTGTTCTCACAGGACTCACTCATCTGCCACAGTGGGAAATCCCCCTCTTCCTGCTGTTCCTGGTGATCTATCTCATCACCATTGTGGGGAACCTTGGTCTCATCACTCTCATCTGGAATGACCCTGGCCTTCACATCcccatgtatttatttctagGGAGTTTAGCATTTGTGGATACTTGGTTATCATCCACTGTGACACCAAAGATGCTAATAGACATTTTTGCCAAGAATAAACTGATTTCTCTTTCAGAATGCATGATACAGTTTTTTTCATTTGCAATCAGTGCAACCACAGAGTGTTTTCTCTTGGCAgcaatggcctatgatcgctacATAGCCATATGCAAACCTTTACTCTACCCAGTGATTATGACGAATAAACTCTGTATATATTTGTTAATATTATCCTTTATAGGTGGATTTATTCATGCTTTAATTCATGAAGGCTTTTTACTAAGACTAACATTCTGTAATTCCAACAtaatacatcatttttattgtGATGTTATGCCACTGTTAAAGATTTCCTGTACTGACCCTTCTCTCAATTAcctaatgctttttattttttctggctCAATTCAAGTATTTACTATTTCAACTATTCTTGTCTCTTACACTATCATTCTGTTTTCAATCTTAAATCAGAAATCTATTAAAGACATAAAGAAAGCCTTCTCCACATGTGGAGCCCATCTCTTGTCTGTGTCTTTATACTATGGCCCTCTTCTTTTCATGTATGTGCGTCCTGCCTCTCCACAAGTAGATGACGATGATATGACGGATTCTGTATTTTACACCATCATAATTCCTGTACTGAATCCAATTATATACAGTTTGAGAAATAAGCAGGTAAAAAATTCACTTGCAAAATTCTTAAAGTCTTAG